The Apostichopus japonicus isolate 1M-3 chromosome 12, ASM3797524v1, whole genome shotgun sequence sequence gtaatttaaataaatcattttagACATATCTCTGATTGCACTGTCTATTACGTGACTTACTAGTAAGCTTTATTTCTCCTTCAGATGTCTGACGAATTAAGTTCAATTGATCTTCGGAAACTGTCTGTGGCACAACGCTGTTAATGCAACTagtataaaatgaaaatcaagATAGAGGACTTATTATCTGAAATGACTGTATTGTTCAAGTGATAATTTAAGAAACTATCAATTCATATATTCAAATTTTAGTAACCAAGGGCTCGACCTGTTTGGCCAAGAGAATCTAAGAGAAATTAATGTGGCATCATTATTTTCAACTAATAATTAACTTTGTTAACGAGAAAATAAActaattttgaattaatatattgtATTCCAAGTGCTACTAGTAATGATATACTATAGGAATCATTGTTCAACAACAGTGATTGTGTAATAATCAGGAATAGATATGTGTAGaaatttgtattttcatttcatcGTCAGTGCTTCTACTGTATTGAAATGTTAAGTGTGCATTGCATTAATGGTTCTAAACGCACTATTCGAATATAAAGTTGTATATGATGAAGTGAGGTATGTGAATAAATGAGCTATGTTAGATAGAAATCTCTATCCAGTAGGAAGTTGTAACAGAACggttttcctgttttttttattttttattatgcaGTCTTTTAACGTGTTTCAGATTCGGCTTACATTCAGATATTGAGTTTCCATACTCCAATCTATTACATACACAAAGGTACCGTTGGCCAAAAAGGACCAATAAAGTTAATAGTTCGATATCACTTTGAATATGCGAGTGCATGCTGATGTAAACCAGCTCTCCATTGATGACCATCGGTATCGTACTAGCTAAATTGTTAGGGGACAGCGTTTATCATGTAATGCTACTATCAGCATAAGACTAGTACAGTACGAAATATAACAAGTTGTATTACTTTCAATTACAGACATGTTACAATAAACACATGCTAAGGTCACAAAAACATTGAAACAAACGTATAGCCCGGTCAAACGTCCAACCTTAAGCTATCAggaatgttaacattttaacttGAAGGCCTAGATCATGAGAAATGCTTACTTTTAAACTTACTTTATTGTTATAGTTTGGGTTGAAAATCTTCTGATGAGACTGGTGAATTGTTTATCTTCTAGCCTAACATTCTGGAACGTCAGCTCCTTCTCCACGTTTGGTAACTTACAGCTATCCAATGACGGTGGGTAACCATCACGGAATGTCAATGTACTGACCGTAATCTGcattaacaatgaaaaaaattattgttcagAAATGTTTCTTTGACAAATTTATTTCGTTTAAGCGACCGTAGCGTAAAGGTGATATGTTTATGAATTTACCAGAATAGAAAATGTATTCCACGTTATTGTTCTGTGCCGTGGCAATATTCAGATTGGAGTAATATTTTAAGATCTCTTCAAACAGGCTTCTATATATTTTGAGTTGTCATTGTCACTTTATTCAGAGGTCATGAACACATCTAGTGCGAACCATTTCCGAAGTTATCTCTATCTCAGTATGTACAATGTGATATTTGAATCTAATCTGTGCTTGAATTTACGCTGATAAATTGGAATTGTAGTATTATTTTGCAAAAGACTTTTCTTATTCTCGACTTGTGTTACTTTGTATTGAATTTTGCGATAGTGGTCTAGATAATTCTCTTTTCGCTTACTGAACAATACATAATATCAATATTGATATACTTACGTTTGCTCCCATGTACCTGGTACACACATCTTTCACTAAGCTCATATTGTCTTCATCGTTGACATTCGTAAACAACAGGTCCTTTCCTTCAAAAATATTTcgtatttgtttacttttctctTCATCCTTACACAATTCGAATAATGCCCACAAGAGCTGGAAGTGTTTAGTGTGACTCAAGTGTATTtgattattatcattgtgtAAAAGACTTCCCATCAAATTTGCTATCATAATTGTTGAATCTGTCTTTGCTTGCAACTTATTTTGGTATTTCGGTATCAAATAATTTAATGCGAATGCATAAAACACTAGAGGACATTCTGTAATAACATCAATGGATTCCGGTAAGGTTGAATCCTGAGAAAGCAGACGGCTCTCCTCACCGCTATCTTTAGTTTCTTCGAATTCATTGACGTTCAACTTTACCATCTGCTGCAATAAAGTTTTTCTTTGATCCTCGTTGAAGCCTTTCAAAATAACTTTCTTATACCTTCTACTGAATTCGATGGTATTTAGTTGACGACACGTTACCCAGACTTTTAACTTCTTGAAGTTATCTAAATTACTTAGCTTGTAAATGTCTGCAGGTAAACTGTTGGTTTTGCTTTGTGTGTCACTTTTGGAGCCTTTTTCTAAATCCTTGTTTTCCAAAGTCAAGTTAGTAAGGCCATCAAGAAGCAATAGACACTCACGCTCTTGCAAAATATTGGAAATAGCTTCAACTGATTGGAACTGTCCATCCATAGATTTCACGACCTCTTCTAAAATACAAGCTTTCTTACAGAAAGGTTTCAGTTTGATATATATCACGATTGCATTCTGCAGAATTTCCCCTTTGGCCCACAGTCTTGCCACATGTTGAAATAAATACGTCTTGCCATATCCTACTTTACCGGTAAATATTACACAATCACTGTTGTTGAAGAATGATTCCTTAAGTATATCGTCACTGGTAGCAGTTTCCGCATCCTCCTCCGAAGTCCTAATCACGCAATCACACGTCGCGTAAGTGGATTCAGCAAAAGCATTGAATTTCGtcaaataatatttaatcaattcGTCCTTCAATGGATCTGCGCAAACTAAGAAAAACCAGCAGTGATTACGAATTTATTATGAAAGCTGCTTCAGTCATTTTTTATGGAACTTTTAAGACAATATAATGTGTCATATGTGCATCAAATGTTGTTGTTGGTGATAAAACTGCtttctaaattttatttatACTATTGGAGCAATGGAACTTCCTACTCGACATGCGATTTTAACCCGAGTTGTTTGGAGATACGTaatttttatgttattgttgttgtttaccaTTACTTGAAGCATATAGGAACATTAAGTTTACAACGTCATTCGTCAAATTGATATATCTGACAGAAATCTTCATGTCATGCGACAAACATATGAACATCAGTTCTATAGTCATTATTAAACGTATTTTGGGCATTTTCTAGTAGATATCTTTACAACAAACTACGTTCCTTTACCTTTCCTTTTGCGAGATGTTGTGTAACTTCTAGTGAGGCAaatatatatgacaatacaGATAATCGCAACAATGATCACCCAGATGAAAATGCATGGTATGAGATCGAGTTTGAAGCATCCTTTCTTCGGAACATTCGACGGTGTCTCGGTAGACATGGCATGACACCTTTCTaattgaaagaacaaataaaacaaaaattatataatGTTTTAAACATATTCAACAACTTATCTGAAACTATTAATCCATGTATATTCTTAGTCAACTCACGGGCATTTGGAAACAGGTAGGTTAATAACAGTTCTTCTTTAACATGGTTGTCCATTGAACTCTCATTCATTGTATAATGTTTACTCCAACGAATTAACATTAAATGATCGTCCCTTTCAGCTTTTATCGGCATTTCAATCTTTGCTGCGTTGTTACAATTCTACCACCATGCGCTTGCTTAACATCACTAATTAGAAACCTAGGAAACTAATTTGGATATTTCAGTAAGTCACAGGTTTTTTAAAAGCTCATTTTAACACTAAACTTACGTTAACCATTTCCGAGTTTTCCTACACATTTTTAGAGGAAAGTTTTCACAGACATAACTTGCAAtgcatattttcacaactaggGCAAACTGTGAACTATTCTTAAAACATAAGGAAAACTCCAAAACATGTGTATTTGTAAGTGGAGATGGGCGTAAGTTCTCGTAGAGATCTTTCCATAACATTTGTTTAATTCCATTGTTTTAAACAGGAAGGGGTCTACTAAAACGAAATAATGCATTCGTTGATATTTGTTAATGACTTACAATAGAAAAAGTCTCATTGCTACTTTCAGCCTCAATGAAAGCATACCTGAATTCACTTCTACTTTTGCAGTTAATGAAACATTCAACAGCCACCCGTCGCTATAAATATAGCAATTAAAGACTGTTGTTTCTCCACATGGCATTTCGTAGAAGATTATAGTCGACACAGTCCATGTATCTCTGGTATGGTTCGTTAGTTCAGAATGCGACTCGTTCTTTGTAACATTAGCGACTCCTTCATATGTCCAGTACATGACAGGTTGTGGACGAACTCCCTCAATGAAACAAGTCAAGTTAGCAGTTTCGTTCTCAGGCAAAATGACTTTACATTTTTCACACTCGGCACAAGCTCGGATTTGAGGACACAGGTGTGTTGGTGTATCTTGAGAATAAGGAAGAAACAAAACTTAGGCTATTCTTTTACTTGACAAGTCTGCTATTGTTTCAGTGAAACCGTTGTTTGTTCCATCTATGACTTTGATTTATTCACATGATTCTATGAGTAATGATGGAAGAATCCTCTTAAAATAGACAAGGTCAatgttgtttcttttattttacttcttaatacctaaaacaaaatatttcatcaagaAAGTATATCCTGACTTGACGCTCTTCTCTCTGAGGTCACTGTTGTAAACGATACCGTAATTGGCAACACAACCTTAGCCTAATCTACGAGTAACATAGTAAGATGTGAGGGCGTCTGTTGTTCAAACATACAAACTAGTGTATAGGCCAAATTAAATAATGTTTCTTATGATACTGCACTATAATAAATAAAGACATGCGTACTTGTAATGATCACTGATATATCCCGTGTCCAGACAGAGTCGTTGGTAAAGAACGCAACAAATGTATAGATAGCTTCATGCTCCAGCTGTGCATTCTTTATCGTCATGTCACCATTCGGAGTAATATCATAATGTCCATCGTTGTACTTAGAGCCGCCCATTTTACCGTTTACCAATTTAAGAATTGGATCAGTCTCTGACGTTGAACCCACATACCAGTAGTACCGGTTGATTTCAGCATGATCATCACATCGTATCTTGTTAGTACCCATTATTTCGATAAATTGAATCGAAGGACATGTATCGGAAAACCCTGTAGTTAAGAAGAAAGtctttattatatatgtttCGTTGGGGTCTACCGGTGACTACGAAATACGTAGTAACAATAGGTTATCAACAATGCCATGTAACGTTTATTTTTAACAATGCCATGtaacgtttattttttttctcttcaagaCGTTGGTGAAGAATAATTTTTCTTTATTCAAAAGTGGCTGTGTCTACAAAAAATGCAGTAGATTAATCATGACCCTATAAAATTACATAGTGTTTTCTTAAGAAtgatatttgtttaataaatattttaaacattatAAGCAAAGATAGATACCTCCGACAAGAACGCTGGACAAAATTATCATAACCCAAAGCATCTTAAACGTGTTAGCATTCATGCAAAACTTGATtctggaaaagaaaacaaatacaacTATAATAGcttatttaaataaatgtatCGCAAGATCTGCAAATACCTTAAACTTACTTACAACACACATACCATAGGACATTGAGCTGAAGACGATAATTTCCATATAACCTCTCCCAACATTTGTTAGTTCCATACATAATACCTTGTACGGCAATTCTTAAGACAATGGAAATTGTACGGGATATATGATGGTAGAACTAATCTAAATTTCAATTCGAATAAATAACACACCAGTCATGAAATTTGTTAGGATTCCGTTTGTTGATTGTCTCTCGTGATAGCCGATGCACAGGTGTTCCAAGCATGACGGTTAGAAAACATCCACTGAGGCATTATACcacaatatttgtaataataatcCGTACGACTATATGGGATAGGAGAACACCGAATGCAGAAGATTACAATAAATAATAGCGAACTAAGAGGGAACACAACATTTTAGCAAACTACATATCTACTGAATAAAACTGCACAGGCAAATATGTAAGataaaaagcaagaaagatGGAAGAATTAGGAGCTGTAGAGATTAACTATGTAACTTATGACAATGGAAGGTCAATAGTATTAAAGGTGAAAAGAAAGGAAGTGGGATTAGAAAATAAACCTTCTGAATGTGCAGTAAAATGATAACAAGGCGTTGAGTCCACAAGCTATCTTTGCCGAGAAGAACTGTATCGGGTGATTCCAAGAAAaacaatgcctttaagaaacaAATACGAAATAGTGTGGTTATAGGAATTgcaaaatgtattcaaaatgGATTTGTTGTCTTAGCAACGGTTCTTGAGATTAGTCTTGGTCTCACCGATCAATATTCAGTTACAGTAGGTTAAAAATGTTCGGTATACTGTAACTAAAATGTGTAACGTGGAAAGACTGATAGGAAAGCGACAAAGCCTGTCGTGTATTTGCTAAACAACTAGATAAATTTCGAAATTTCGGAAAGTCTATGTGTTAATTACGTCCTGTCCGGGATAGCCCAACCGAGTTTTTGAAGTAAAGTTTTTGCTAGAGGTATGTCATTAGAATGAGAACAAATTATTCATTACGCTATGTTTGGTTAAATTCATTATTGATACCTGGTCCAGGACTCTAGCTCTTTGTTTCTTATTGGCAAACCTgttgtaacttgtttaaaaGAACGGCTGCTTTAACATGTACAATGAtgaatttattttgtgtttcatATCGACCTCCAGTCTAACAACATTATCCCTGAATTCTGCAAAGTTTTCGGTGAAATACTTTTTGTGTCCCACTCAATATTCTTCGAACAAGGACCCAGTGCTGCAGTGCATCGCACTGAGCGTAATTGTTTGGACACTGAAGTGACTGAATGAAACCAAGCAAGGACAGACATTGATTTACTTTTGAAAAATTCTCAGGTGGTTTATTTTTTACTCTCTCAACACTCTTAAAATACAAGACGTTAAGTCTTGAACGCAATGTTTGTCTTCAATACTCCTACAAGCATTTAAGCTGTGTTTTCTAACACGCAACATTGAAAAACATTGTTCTCTTTTAGACTGTGTTTTTCGATCAAGTGAACTTCACCTAAACCGACAGTCaatcagacagacagacagacagtctCCTGACTGTATACAAATGTTAACAGTTAAAAGGACTTACCGAAAATTTTGCGTAACCTCCTAACGACCAACAATTCCCTAGGTGTATTATACAAAGATTCGTTTTATTTCAGTAATGTATGTAGATATCTGTTTGGTACATGGCTGTACGTATAGCTGCTTGTAACAGAATATGATCATGCCATTTGGACAGTGTGGTGTAAGGAGCAACTACCGGCAGATTACAAAGTTCAAGTGGATTGATAAACAACTGTTTTTCCTTATCGCTAAACAGGATTGCAAGTGCAGGTCAACACGATGAACCAGGCATGATCTAGTCATCATCGAGTCATCAATGACAAACATAAATGAACTATCATTTCCTGCAAGATGTACTGAACAAGATTACGTATTGATACTTCTATGCACATAAATAGGTAAAACTAGTGTATGAAAAGAATCACGCGCTTGTTCTTAAAATGAAAGATCTTTTACAGAACGTTTTCATACATAACACGCGTATTGGTTAAAATGTGGCCGATCGTTATATCGTATTTGAGAACTAatttcattcttttgttttggaTTAGGCAAGAATGAGACCCCTGACAGGTGAAAAGGTCGCTTGAAATGAACAAGGACTTGGTTGTAAGTATGACAAATAAATGTCGATTAGACATGCACGTTGACAATATAAGTTGTGTCAAATTGGTGAGAATGATCAAAAAGGACAAAATTCAAGTAAGGAAGGTACAGCTGGTGTTTCGATCAGTGCGTTGTTTATTAATAAGGTCTTCATGCTTAGGTCTTCATTAAAGGTGTTTTGAGATGAGAGATTCTACCGTGGATTGCCATCTTtctgttttatgttttgtttgctgATCCTGAAGGTCCAAAAGACATATCACATCACTTTATCAAGTTCATATACCATTCGCTCTGAAAACATTGGAACCAAAGTTATTGATAGTGTACAGTCCTGCAGTATTTGCTCATGTAGTGGTATCAGGCGGTAcagaataataacaaaattCTGGGGCACTGAGTTTGTGACACAGAATGACATAGGTAATGATATGTAATGGTGTAGTATTTCGATGCATTTCTAAATGCTGttgatttcatatcaaactaaatataacaaaaccGTATCCCATTACCTCTGTTGACAATCTAACAGCTCACATGATATGCTGTGTTTCTCTATACCCACATAttagagaaaaaacaaactgtttgaAGTAGAAAATTGTTCTATTACTTCAGTACACATGTCATAAtaagaactttttttttcaaaagtatttcCAAACCAGACAAAATATGTAAGAAAAAGAATAATGTAATGACagaactttgaaacaaacaaatataaagttGTCCATCTCCTTACTTTGTAGATGTACATCACAATAATAGTTTGAAAACGATGAAGAATCTCATACAACTAAACATTTGTTGTAGCGTAAAAGGAAGCAACTTAATACTAAGAATATCTGTTTAT is a genomic window containing:
- the LOC139977681 gene encoding uncharacterized protein — translated: MNANTFKMLWVMIILSSVLVGGFSDTCPSIQFIEIMGTNKIRCDDHAEINRYYWYVGSTSETDPILKLVNGKMGGSKYNDGHYDITPNGDMTIKNAQLEHEAIYTFVAFFTNDSVWTRDISVIITNTPTHLCPQIRACAECEKCKVILPENETANLTCFIEGVRPQPVMYWTYEGVANVTKNESHSELTNHTRDTWTVSTIIFYEMPCGETTVFNCYIYSDGWLLNVSLTAKVEVNSERCHAMSTETPSNVPKKGCFKLDLIPCIFIWVIIVAIICIVIYICLTRSYTTSRKRKVCADPLKDELIKYYLTKFNAFAESTYATCDCVIRTSEEDAETATSDDILKESFFNNSDCVIFTGKVGYGKTYLFQHVARLWAKGEILQNAIVIYIKLKPFCKKACILEEVVKSMDGQFQSVEAISNILQERECLLLLDGLTNLTLENKDLEKGSKSDTQSKTNSLPADIYKLSNLDNFKKLKVWVTCRQLNTIEFSRRYKKVILKGFNEDQRKTLLQQMVKLNVNEFEETKDSGEESRLLSQDSTLPESIDVITECPLVFYAFALNYLIPKYQNKLQAKTDSTIMIANLMGSLLHNDNNQIHLSHTKHFQLLWALFELCKDEEKSKQIRNIFEGKDLLFTNVNDEDNMSLVKDVCTRYMGANITVSTLTFRDGYPPSLDSCKLPNVEKELTFQNVRLEDKQFTSLIRRFSTQTITINCINSVVPQTVSEDQLNLIRQTSEGEIKLTINRKQDEEAFNLHFEEGNWIKSKQDETTSLVQSTVV